A single region of the Podospora pseudopauciseta strain CBS 411.78 chromosome 1, whole genome shotgun sequence genome encodes:
- a CDS encoding hypothetical protein (EggNog:ENOG503P279) produces the protein MEWLSSLMTTDKAIKGALIIHGVALVGTVLLALDQWRSECETKPPQPKPQYITQDTEDALKLTTLDTLLGHYNHAIRETAVKIVCDRAVNDKDTFEQLLWGITRPSYDERLKNLRALAVITDPHSLDKLHTWKAYAALVRCLELSLDPDQEVLNNDDWDEYPLRDMTDKLCLMFISQLVGTFDCEKLIKAKFVEKWLSKQNWGTTEEERHQNLAAYLRSKTNRLAEIISCIRQSPAGREALQKCGLFPYPDTEESEADDDDTHLVERLSVLFPETLDVNSLDANHPTRVLLRSFQTTPGSEEQRDRNQRHREAMVLNDGSHPITSDDIIQRDPTSPP, from the exons atggAATGGCTCTCCTCCCTTATGACCACCGATAAGGCCATCAAAGGGGCCTTGATCATACACGGTGTTGCTCTCGTCGGGACAGTGCTGCTTGCGCTTGATCAATGGCGCTCAGAGTGCGAAacaaaaccaccacaacccaagCCGCAGTACATCACCCAGGACACCGAGGACGCCCTGAAACTGACCACCCTGGATACTTTGCTCGGTCACTACAACCATGCCATTCGTGAGACGGCTGTCAAGATCGTATGTGACAGAGCCGTCAACGACAAGGACACCTTCGAACAGCTCCTCTGGGGCATCACCCGTCCCAGCTACGACGAGCGCCTGAAGAATCTCCGAGCTTTGGCAGTGATTACCGATCCGC ACTCCTTGGATAAACTTCACACATGGAAGGCCTACGCAGCTCTCGTCCGGTGCCTGGAGCTATCTCTTGACCCTGACCAGGAGGTACTCAACAATGACGACTGGGACGAGTATCCTCTCCGTGACATGACAGACAAGCTCTGCCTCATGTTCATCAGCCAGCTGGTAGGCACCTTTGACTGCGAGAAACTCATCAAGGCCAAATTTGTCGAGAAGTGGCTGTCCAAGCAAAACTGGGGaaccaccgaggaggagcggcATCAGAATCTTGCGGCCTACCTGCGCAGCAAGACCAACAGGCTTGCCGAAATCATCAGTTGCATTCGGCAGAGCCCAGCTGGCCGAGAGGCACTGCAGAAGTGCGGTCTCTTTCCGTATCCCGACACGGAAGAGAGCGAAGCAGACGATGACGACACGCACTTGGTGGAACGATTAAGCGTTTTGTTCCCGGAAACTCTCGATGTCAACAGTTTGGACGCGAACCATCCTACTAGGGTGTTGTTGCGTTCGTTCCAAACCACGCCAGGGAGTGAAGAACAGCGCGACCGGAACCAGAGGCACAGGGAGGCAATGGTGCTGAATGATGGGAGCCATCCGATCACGAGTGATGATATCATCCAGCGGGATCCGACATCGCCTCCGTGA
- the NOP14 gene encoding nucleolar complex protein 14 (EggNog:ENOG503NX37; BUSCO:EOG092620IA; COG:J) — protein sequence MAGSQLKRLKASLKDQGIIGPQKSKKQKRQNAQDAKASNEKRIQRHEALASIREQFNPFQFKTNARGPKFEVTTNKPVSSREAMGISGRPGLTKAKGEERRRETILVEMQRRNKVGGLIDRRFGEDDPNMSLEDKMIERYTREQQRSHKKHSAFDLEDDEEMGGLTHMGKPLFDSDDAPKYLKDDFEEDVGSGDESEGSQTDRRALKRQRLEGALEAVGEQEEGQPERKKSKKEIYEEIIAKSKLHKELRQEAKEEDNELRAEIDEAMRDLRPLLFDRIKPPAKSDKPTLVIAGKDQATLDREYDIQVKRMASDKRAAPTDKMKTEEEKAAEEANRLKKLEEDRLKRMRGEKVSDDEQESDDENKQGGDDDFDAMDVEDADEFGLGQGIAGKAKKYRPTATELGFDDEDDFLIDDDLVASGSELEFDSGDEGEESDEDEESGSDSGSEEEDSDDDEFTKGLLTESEAKQGIFRLPTNNTKGSDENGVPYTFPCPQTHDELLEIFKGIDVKQLPVATQRIRALHHPKLASDNKERLGNFAQALVRHVNYLGNQYQPIWAAALEGLTRHIHSLAKSFPIEVAKGYRSIIQEMEQSRPLALTVGDLITLTGAGTTFPTSDHFHQVVTPAMIVIARYLGQKIPQSLSDYATGTFLAILALQYQQFSKRYVPEVMNFTLNTLCALAPSARAFTPNTIGFFPIHDPPAGTRLPTSLPADASVARKLAFSDCLPSNQPSLELKLSLFTTTLSLLTSASTLWSQTSSFTETFSPALPILSSIPKSLSPAIQSLQQHLTRLLQISRLSRRPLELHHHRPLAIRTYIPKFEDSFDPNKHYDPDRERAELAKLKKEHKRERKGALRELRKDNAFMARENLRVKKEKDAAYEKKYKRLVAEIQGTEGQAANAYEREKALRKKKR from the coding sequence ATGGCCGGCTCACAGTTGAAGAGGCTTAAGGCCTCCCTGAAGGACCAAGGAATTATCGGTCCCCAGAAAtccaagaagcagaagcgCCAAAATGCCCAAGATGCCAAGGCGTCCAACGAGAAGCGCATCCAGCGACATGAGGCCCTGGCCAGCATCCGCGAGCAGTTCAACCCCTTCCAGTTCAAGACGAATGCCAGAGGCCCCAAGTTTGAGGTTACCACCAACAAGCCCGTCAGCAGCAGGGAGGCTATGGGTATCAGCGGTCGACCCGGGTTGACTAAGGCGAAAGGCGAGGAGAGACGGCGTGAGACTATCCTTGTTGAGATGCAGCGGAGGAACAAGGTCGGCGGTCTGATCGATAGACGTTTCGGTGAAGACGATCCCAACATGTCGCTCGAAGACAAGATGATCGAAAGATATACCCGCGAACAGCAACGGTCTCACAAGAAGCATTCTGCGTTCGACTtggaagacgatgaggaaATGGGAGGACTTACTCACATGGGCAAGCCGCTTTTCGACAGTGATGACGCTCCGAAGTATCTTAAAGACGActttgaggaggatgttggtTCAGGCGATGAATCCGAAGGTTCGCAGACCGATAGGCGTGCACTGAAGAGGCAGCGCCTAGAGGGAGCTCTCGAGGCCGTGGGCGAACAGGAGGAAGGGCAAccagaaagaaagaaaagcaaGAAGGAAATTTACGAGGAAATTATCGCCAAGTCCAAGCTTCACAAAGAGTTGCGACAGGAGGCTAAAGAGGAGGATAACGAGCTCAGAGCTGAAATTGATGAGGCCATGAGGGATCTGCGACCACTACTCTTCGACAGGATAAAGCCACCTGCCAAAAGTGACAAGCCCACTCTTGTGATTGCTGGAAAGGATCAGGCTACCCTTGACAGGGAGTACGATATCCAGGTGAAGCGGATGGCGTCCGACAAGCGCGCGGCGCCTACTGATAAGATGAAGacggaagaagagaaggcaGCAGAGGAAGCGAACAGGCTaaagaagctcgaggaggaCCGCCTGAAGCGTATGCGCGGAGAGAAGGTTTCAGATGACGAACAGGAGAGCGATGACGAGAACAAGCAGGGCGGAGATGACGATTTCGATGCCATGGATGTTGAGGACGCGGATGAGTTTGGGCTCGGGCAGGGAATTGCTGGAAAGGCCAAAAAATACCGACCGACCGCGACCGAGCTGGGAttcgacgacgaggacgatttcctcattgatgatgatttggtCGCCAGCGGTTCAGAGTTGGAGTTCGACAGTGGTGacgagggtgaggagagcgacgaggacgaagagTCAGGTTCTGACTCTGGCTctgaggaagaagacagcGATGATGACGAGTTCACCAAGGGATTATTAACAGAATCCGAGGCGAAACAAGGCATCTTTCGGTTacccaccaacaacaccaaaggCTCCGATGAGAATGGTGTCCCATACACCTTCCCCTGTCCCCAGACCCACGACGAGCTCCTCGAGATCTTCAAGGGCATCGACGTGAAACAGCTCCCGGTCGCCACCCAACGCATCAGagccctccaccacccaaaactCGCCAGCGACAACAAGGAGCGCCTCGGTAACTTCGCACAGGCCCTCGTTCGTCACGTCAACTACCTCGGAAACCAGTACCAGCCTATCTGGGCCGCGGCTCTGGAAGGCCTGACAAGACACATCCACTCCCTAGCCAAGAGCTTCCCCATCGAAGTCGCCAAGGGCTATCGTTCTATCATCCAAGAGATGGAGCAGTCCCGCCCTCTGGCCCTCACAGTCGGCGACCTGATCACTCTCACCGGAGCAGGCACCACCTTCCCTACGTCGGACCACTTCCACCAGGTTGTTACCCCAGCCATGATCGTCATCGCGAGGTATCTCGGCCAAAAGATCCCGCAGTCCCTCTCCGACTACGCCACCGGCACGTTCCTGGCCATCCTTGCCCTCCAATATCAGCAATTCTCCAAGCGCTACGTACCAGAGGTTATGAActtcaccctcaacaccctctgCGCCTTGGCCCCCTCAGCCAGGGCCTTTACCCCCAACACAATCGGGTTCTTCCCCATCCACGACCCCCCCGCTGGAACTCGCCTTCCTACATCCCTTCCCGCCGACGCCTCCGTAGCAAGAAAACTCGCCTTTTCCGACTGCCTCCCTTCTAACCAACCCTCCTTGGAGCTCAAACtatccctcttcaccaccaccctctccctcctcaccagcgcctccaccctctggtcccaaacctcctccttTACCGaaaccttctcccccgccctTCCCATCCTTTCCTCCATTCCCAAATCTCTTTCTCCTGCCATCCAGTccctccagcagcacctcACCCGTCTGTTGCAGATCTCCCGCCTCTCCCGCCGCCCACTAGAactgcaccaccaccgtcccctgGCGATAAGGACCTACATCCCCAAGTTTGAAGATTCGTTTGACCCGAACAAGCACTACGATCCTGATCGTGAGAGGGCGGAGCTGGCcaagttgaagaaggagcacaagcgggagaggaagggTGCGCTGAGGGAGCTGAGGAAGGACAATGCTTttatggcgagggagaacTTAcgggtgaagaaggagaaggacgcGGCGTACGAGAAGAAGTATAAGAGGTTGGTGGCGGAGATTCAGGGGACCGAGGGGCAGGCGGCGAATGCGTatgagagggagaaggctctcaggaagaagaagaggtag
- the TRM82 gene encoding tRNA (guanine-N(7)-)-methyltransferase non-catalytic subunit trm82 (BUSCO:EOG092632TF; EggNog:ENOG503NW8P; COG:J): MIVPYHLLQASGSVIFAAQGVDILSFNTSMEHLSTWKYPVKATEIPSEPAADAEASATVEAPPTPEGPPAKRRRTENDEKEAQAGDAGTPNSTNGQKKGRFHNKPQPVNLSNEKPFINCLLATANGSHVIAATGSDKTIWVFEHDGSGNLKQLSQRAMPKRPCSLTLTTDQKTILSADKFGDVYALPLLPSAEPTLPPTVQSLPSRSATPASAPIPFKPQANDKTVHTKRNLKALENQKISMELSLKAAAEKSAEESQPAFEHTLLLGHVSMLTAITVAPGIGATGEKREWIITADRDEHVRVSRGIPQAYFIEGFCLGHEDFVSRLCVVPGREELLVSGGGDDDVFLWRWKEKKLLGRANILKEIKNTIEPELTKVAVSRLKGFSLASGETVVAVICEKIPAVVLFTLVEDTLKHTATYSLKEQGVPLDVELLPNDNLLVSIDTTEGKPDAAAPFLVLTRNSPDSWDQKPVVDVPAGETELNGEEMQKLLYTTESLRKMSDFD, translated from the exons ATGATTGTCCCCTATCATCTTCTTCAGGCCTCGGGCAGCGTAATTTTTGCTGCCCAGGGGGTTGATatcctctccttcaacacctcTATGGAGCACCTCTCAACCTGGAAGTATCCAGTGAAGGCCACTGAGATCCCAAGTGAACCTGCTGCCGATGCTGAAGCCTCTGCCACTGTTGAGGCCCCTCCAACGCCAGAAGGTCCCCCGGCCAAGCGTAGGAGAACAGAGAATGATGAAAAGGAGGCCCAGGCTGGCGATGCCGGCACCCCCAACTCAACCAACGGTCAAAAGAAGGGCAGGTTTCACAACAAGCCACAACCCGTCAACCTATCGAACGAGAAGCCTTTCATCAACTGCCTCCTCGCCACTGCCAATGGCAGTCATGTAATCGCCGCTACTGGCTCCGACAAGACGATCTGGGTATTCGAGCACGATGGTTCCGGGAATCTCAAGCAACTCAGCCAGAG AGCCATGCCAAAACGCCCCtgctccctcaccctcaccaccgaccaAAAAACAATCCTCTCCGCCGACAAATTCGGAGACGTCtacgccctccccctcctcccatccgcagaacccaccctccccccaacagTCCAATCACTCCCCTCCCGCAGCGCCACCCCTGCCTCGGCACCTATCCCCTTCAAGCCCCAAGCCAACGACAAGACAGTCCACACCAAGCGCAACCTCAAGGCTCTCGAGAACCAAAAGATTTCCATGGAACTCTCCCTcaaagccgccgccgagaaaTCCGCCGAGGAATCCCAGCCTGCGTTTGAGCACACCTTGCTGTTGGGTCATGTCTCCATGCTCACAGCCATCACCGTCGCCCCTGGAATCGGCGCGACAGGCGAGAAAAGAGAATGGATCATCACCGCCGACAGAGACGAGCACGTCCGTGTCTCGCGGGGGATTCCCCAGGCTTATTTCATTGAGGGGTTCTGCCTTGGGCACGAGGATTTTGTCAGCAGGTTATGTGTCGTCCCTGGCCGGGAAGAGCTGCTTGTTtcgggtggtggggatgatgatgtttttctatggaggtggaaggagaagaagctgcttGGGAGGGCGAATATTCTTAAAGAGATCAAGAATACTATTGAGCCTGAGCTGACAAAGGTTGCTGTTTCGAGACTGAAGGGGTTTTCTCTTGCCTCTGGGGAAACAGTGGTAGCTGTCATCTGCGAGAA AATCCCCGCTGTGGTTCTTTTCACACTTGTAGAAGACACGCTTAAGCACACTGCTACCTACTCCCTCAAGGAGCAAGGTGTCCCGCTAGACGTCGAGCTTCTACCCaacgacaacctcctcgtGAGTATCGACACAACCGAGGGGAAGCCTGACGCGGCGGCACCCTTCCTGGTCTTGACCAGGAATAGCCCCGACTCGTGGGATCAGAAGCCTGTCGTGGATGTCCCGGCCGGAGAGACAGAGCTCAACGGGGAGGAGATGCAAAAGTTGCTGTATACTACCGAGTCGCTAAGGAAGATGAGCGATTTTGATTGA
- the RPP0 gene encoding ribosomal protein P0 (A0) (L10E) (EggNog:ENOG503NWY4; BUSCO:EOG09264G1I; COG:J) translates to MGGKSANKAGYFDKLKGLLEEYKSIFIVSVDNVSSQQMHEIRQALRDQGVVLMGKNTMVRRALKTFLVDSPEYERLLPFVKGNVGFVFTNGDLKEIRDKILANKVAAPARAGAVAPVDVWIPAGNTGMEPGKTSFFQALGVPTKIARGTIEITTDLKLVEAGAKVGPSEATLLNMLNISPFTYGMGIAQVYDQGNTFPSSVLDISEEQLLKAFSSAITTIAAASLALNFPTLPSVIHSLVNSYKKVLAVAIETEISWPEIEELKDRIANPEAYAAAAPVAAADSGAAAGGAAAEEEKKEEEEESDEDGGFGDLFG, encoded by the exons ATGGGGGGCAAGAGCGCTAACAAGGCTGGCTACTTCGACAAGCTCAAGGGCTTGTTGGAGGAGTACAAGtccatcttcatcgtctCCGTCGACAATGTCTCGTCTCAGCAGATGCACGAGATTCGCCAGGCCCTCCGCGATCAGGGTGTGGTCCTGATGGGCAAGAACACCATG GTTCGCCGTGCCCTCAAGACCTTCCTGGTCGACTCCCCCGAGTACGagcgcctcctccccttcgtcAAGGGCAACGTTGGTTTCGTCTTCACCAACGGTGACCTCAAGGAGATCCGTGACAAAATCCTCGCCAACAAGGTCGCCGCCCCCGCTCGTGCTGGTGCCGTCGCCCCCGTCGATGTCTGGATTCCCGCTGGCAACACTGGTATGGAACCCGGCAAGACCTCTTTCTTCCAGGCCCTCGGTGTCCCCACCAAGATTGCCCGTGGTACCATTGAAATCACCACCGATCTCAAGCTCGTCGAGGCTGGCGCCAAGGTCGGCCCCTCCGAGGCTACCCTGTTGAACATGCTCAACATCTCTCCCTTCACCTACGGTATGGGCATCGCTCAGGTCTACGACCAGGGCAACACCTTCCCCAGCTCCGTCCTCGATATCAGCGAGGAGCAGCTCCTGAAGGCCTTCTCCagcgccatcaccaccattgCCGCTGCCTCCCTGGCCCTCAACTTCCCCACTCTCCCCTCCGTCATCCACTCCCTTGTCAACAGCTACAAGAAGGTTCTCGCTGTTGCCATCGAGACCGAGATCAGCTGGCCCGAGattgaggagctcaaggacCGCATTGCCAACCCCGAGGCCTatgctgccgccgcccctgtcgctgctgctgactctggcgccgccgccggtggtgctgccgctgaggaggagaagaaggaggaggaggaggagtccgACGAGGACGGTGGCTTCGGCGATCTCTT CGGTTAA
- the msh1 gene encoding MutS protein 1 (EggNog:ENOG503NVM1; COG:L) — MLSSRPPPVPRLRIACLAQTTRCHPRCGPATVGRCGVRHVTTALFSGSSAASGTRAARLAPLQHLQLRSKKTTVVKLDKLPQGLIVPPETPAPVEQDDEPQYPTVVQQARRTMQKFDNCVLLTRVGGFYELYFEHADEYGPLLNLKVSQKKTNAGPVSMAGFPFFQLDRFLKILVQDLNRHVAIAEEFPNDASAKIRSGGLMHDRRVARIVTPGTLIDENFMDPYANNYVMAVHLPEKAELSDHVSRQAGQQAINTPDPADDAPTRIGLAWLDLSTGYFFTQPATLASLGSVLSRVSPREVVLDKALESAEDQGIAAILQEESYLVTYSPQGDFQSLDDWQPMLEGKIPAKEAKKFTEEEVDAGSLLLHYVGDRLQGLSMKLQPPVRHVNMEVMNIDKNTMRSLEIKETVRDGTFKGSLLYAIRRTATKSGARLLNQWLSFPSTSLKAINARLDLVERFIQDEELRDAIIVLLRRSHDSQRLVQKFALNRGDADDLLQLASTIKSTEDIVALLEASIASQPEEVKPAPPEEDATPEEEEEEEDEDPLATLLSRISLKSPLKLAHSIRSAIDEENLVQQHQLEDSRAGELLSLAQEIVSSEATEEEGTILPKSRLPSSSSPSQKPNRRKVPSIRDHYSEEAELFIMQPRASRLLSSLHKQLASLKSQKEELCLSLRRELNLPSLTLKWTPQLGHICHVKGRDSLSSPVSDTPSIRTLSTSRSTRSFHHPAWSSLGDSLSQTRLAIRAEESRVFASLRQSVILNLVKLRRNAAVLDELDVLTSFASLAREKNLVRPILNTSTATIIVGGRHPTVESALQEQGRTFTKNDLFLSSPSSSPSQHGRIWLVTGPNMAGKSTFLRQSALITILSQIGSFIPADHAQLGLVDAIFSRLGSSDNLYASQSTFMVEMLETSTILRQATPRSFVIMDEIGRGTTPQDGTAVAFASLHHLVKVNRCRALFATHFHDIAGLIKEQNLTVQDGGRDGVVEMYCTDVEEDENGGFVYVHKLQKGVNRTSHALKVARLAGLPDKAIQVAREVLERNGL, encoded by the exons ATGCTGTCCTcgcgaccaccaccagttcCTCGCCTCCGGATAGCGTGTCTCGCCCAGACAACTCGCTGCCACCCGCGCTGTGGTCCCGCCACCGTCGGGCGGTGTGGTGTCCGACATGTAACCACGGCCTTGTTTTCTGGATCCTCTGCTGCGTCTGGAACGCGTGCGGCTCGTCTGGCTCCCTTGCAACACCTTCAGCTCCGCAGCAAGAAAACTACCGTCGTCAAGCTGGACAAGCTGCCACAGGGGCTGATCGTACCACCAGAGACGCCGGCTCCAGTGGAACAAGATGACGAGCCCCAGTACCCGACAGTGGTGCAGCAGGCCCGCCGCACCATGCAGAAGTTTGACAATTGCGTGCTGCTCACCCGTGTCGGCGGCTTCTACGAGCTGTACTTCGAGCACGCCGATGAGTACGGCCcgctcctcaacctcaaagtCTCACAGAAGAAGACAAACGCCGGCCCCGTATCCATG GCCGGCTTTCCATTCTTCCAGCTGGATCGCTTTCTCAAGATCTTGGTCCAAGACCTCAACCGCCATGTAGCCATTGCTGAAGAGTTCCCCAACGATGCCTCGGCCAAGATCAGGTCTGGTGGGTTGATGCATGACCGTCGAGTGGCCCGTATTGTCACTCCCGGCACCCTCATCGATGAGAACTTCATGGATCCTTATGCAAACAACTATGTAATGGCCGTTCATCTGCCCGAGAAAGCGGAATTATCGGACCATGTGAGCCGCCAAGCGGGACAGCAAGCCATCAACACGCCAGACCCGGCCGATGATGCCCCGACCCGTATCGGTCTAGCATGGCTGGATCTGTCGACCGGCTATTTCTTCACTCAGCCGGCCACTCTAGCATCGCTCGGCTCCGTGCTGTCTCGGGTGTCCCCTCGGGAAGTTGTTCTGGACAAGGCCCTCGAGTCTGCCGAGGATCAGGGGATCGCGGCTATCCTGCAGGAGGAGAGCTACCTGGTGACGTACTCTCCCCAAGGTGATTTTCAGTCGCTAGACGACTGGCAGCCCATGCTGGAGGGTAAAATCCCGGCGAAGGAGGCCAAAAAGTTTacagaggaggaagtagaTGCCGGCAGTCTGCTGCTCCACTACGTGGGAGATCGGCTTCAGGGGCTGAGCATGAAGCTCCAGCCACCGGTTCGCCATGTAAACATGGAGGTGATGAATATTGACAAGAATACCATGCGGTCACTTGAAATTAAGGAGACTGTCCGGGATGGTACGTTTAAGGGGAGCTTGTTGTACGCCATCAGGCGAACGGCAACCAAGAGTGGCGCCCGGCTTCTCAACCAGTGGCTGA GTTTCCCGTCAACATCACTCAAAGCCATCAACGCCAGACTTGACCTGGTAGAACGCTTCATTCAAGACGAAGAACTTCGAGATGCCATCATCGTCCTTCTCCGCAGAAGCCATGACTCCCAGCGCCTCGTCCAAAAGTTCGCCCTCAACCGCGGCGATGCCGATGACCTACTCCAGCTAGCCAGCACAATCAAATCAACAGAGGACATAGTCGCCCTCCTTGAAGCCTCCATAGCCTCCCAACCCGAAGAAGTcaaaccagcaccaccagaaGAAGATGCCACcccggaggaggaagaagaagaagaagacgaggaccccctcgccaccctcctctcccgcatCTCCCTCAAATCCCCCCTCAAACTAGCCCACTCCATCCGCTCCGCTATCGATGAAGAAAACCTAgtccagcaacaccaactaGAAGACTCCCGCGCCGGCgagctcctctccctcgcccaagAAATCGTTTCTTCCGAAGCcacagaagaagagggaaccatcctccccaaatcccggctcccctcttcttcttccccttcccaaaaaCCCAACCGGAGGAAGGTACCTTCAATACGGGACCACTACTCGGAAGAAGCAGAACTCTTCATCATGCAACCCCGCGCCTCCCGCCTTTTGAGCTCACTGCACAAACAACTCGCCAGCCTCAAATCCCAAAAGGAAGAGCTCTGCCTGTCTCTCCGTCGGGAGCTGAACCTCCCATCCCTGACCTTGAAATGGACACCCCAGCTAGGGCACATCTGCCACGTCAAAGGTCGGGactctctctcctcccctGTCTCTGACACCCCTTCCATCAGgaccctctccacctcccgcAGCACCCGCTCCTTTCACCACCCGGCCTGGTCATCGTTAGGTgactccctctcccaaacccgCCTCGCTATCAGAGCAGAAGAATCCCGCGTTTTTGCGTCGTTGCGACAGTCGGTGATTTTGAATCTGGTAAAGTTACGACGGAACGCCGCCGTGCTAGACGAGCTAGACGtcctcacctccttcgcCTCGCTAGCCCGAGAGAAAAACCTCGTCCGCCCCATCTTgaacacctccaccgccacaaTAATAGTAGGAGGTCGGCACCCCACCGTCGAGTCCGCCCTCCAAGAACAAGGCCGCACTTTTACCAAGAACgaccttttcctttcctccccctcctcatccccttcccaacaCGGCCGCATCTGGCTCGTCACCGGCCCAAACATGGCCGGCAAATCCACCTTCCTCCGTCAGTCCGCCCTCATCACGATCCTCTCCCAGATCGGCTCCTTCATCCCAGCAGACCACGCCCAGCTCGGCCTGGTCGACGCAATCTTCTCCCGCCTCGGCTCCTCGGACAACCTCTACGCCTCCCAGTCCACCTTCATGGTCGAGATGCTCGAgacctccaccatcctccgccaGGCCACTCCCCGCTCCTTCGTCATCATGGACGAGATCGGCCGGGGTACAACGCCACAAGACGGAACCGCCGTCGCCTtcgcctccctccaccacctcgtcaAGGTCAACAGATGTCGTGCGTTATTCGCTACTCACTTCCACGACATCGCCGGTTTGATCAAAGAACAAAACTTGACCGTCCAAGACGGGGGTCGGGATGGAGTGGTGGAGATGTACTGTACCGAtgtggaagaagacgaaaaCGGGGGTTTCGTCTATGTGCACAAACTCCAAAAGGGCGTCAACAGGACGAGTCACGCGCTCAAGGTCGCGAGGTTGGCTGGGTTGCCTGACAAGGCTATTCAAGTCGCAAGAGAAGTGTTGGAAAGGAATGGGCTATAG
- a CDS encoding hypothetical protein (EggNog:ENOG503PB7K): protein MAAPMPGPLSFNPQIPVTPPPDHHMFMKGLFPPNAFQQPGHHNHNHQHHSQPPQQYRGIGLGLQHHEPTPSHSTTSGPHIKSEADPPSLTSPRPSSRSTMRPPPPQLRASPTFPPSYPSSKPQQQQQQQQQQQQQQQPGFPPTTVGIDPATAAQAAVDPRYIAMASRIASYYQQRCQAVANFQQQRCQQWAAAQRAKCQEMTQAAMLVVAWYIRDRINRRRKRQKKTFKRALNNKNSAKSKVTKGETVRNWVMGVPLEKGDFVPGRELPKDEQERDFDMDRMGEREEDRDGRLFEVADGLIKSQLARVEVPFLGLVGFEESESEESEGESEMSYEEEELEEGEEYEEEEEEEYEEEEEHVGMEKGKEEENTMGSLSKDAQLGTVEGTDRRKSRDSSVL from the coding sequence ATGGCGGCGCCAATGCCAGGGCCGCTTTCCTTCAACCCCCAGATTCCCgtcacccctcccccggaCCACCACATGTTCATGAAAGGGCTCTTTCCACCAAACGCCTTTCAACAACCAGGGcatcacaaccacaaccaccaacatcacagccaaccaccacagcaaTACCGCGGAATCGGTTTAGGATTACAACACCACgaaccaaccccatcacacTCCACAACCTCCGGCCCACACATCAAATCCGAAGCTGATCCCCCCAGTCTCACCTCCCCAAGACCATCCTCCCGATCAACAAtgcgaccaccaccaccccaactgCGAGCCTCCCCAACATTCCCCCCTTCCTATCCCTCTtccaaaccccaacaacaacaacaacaacaacaacaacaacaacaacaacaacaaccaggtttcccccccaccacagTCGGAATCGACCCCGCCACAGCAGCCCAAGCGGCCGTCGACCCCCGCTACATAGCCATGGCCTCCCGCATAGCCTCGTACTACCAACAGCGCTGCCAAGCGGTAGCCAacttccagcagcagcgctgCCAGCAGTGGGCCGCTGCCCAGAGAGCAAAATGCCAGGAGATGACGCAGGCGGCGATGCTGGTCGTGGCGTGGTATATCAGGGACCGTATCAACAGGCGGCGAAAACGGCAGAAAAAGACCTTCAAGCGGGCGCTCAATAATAAAAACAGCGCCAAGAGTAAGGTGACAAAGGGGGAGACGGTGAGGAATTGGGTGATGGGTGTTCCtttggagaagggggattTTGTGCCGGGGAGGGAGCTGCCTAAGGATGAACAAGAAAGAGATTTTGATATGGATaggatgggggagagggaggaggatagggatGGGAGGTTGTTTGAGGTGGCGGATGGGTTGATTAAGAGCCAActggcgagggtggaggtgccgtttttggggttggtggggtttgaggagagtgagagtgaggagagtgagggTGAGAGTGAGATGAGTtatgaggaagaggagttggaagagggggaggaatatgaggaggaggaggaggaggaatatgaagaggaggaagagcatgtggggatggagaaggggaaggaggaggagaatacTATGGGGAGTTTGAGCAAGGATGCGCAGTTGGGGACGGTAGAGGGAACGGATAGGAGGAAGAGTAGGGATAGTAGTGTTTTATGA